Proteins encoded within one genomic window of Sphingomonas sp. NBWT7:
- a CDS encoding DUF3429 domain-containing protein: MSLRSLPRPVVVLGLAGILPQAACVVSGVVDPAARWAANAAGCFYAAIILSFLGGIWWADALRAGDRRWWHYLLAVTPSLVAWGALLPWFQGLAWPGPSLVVLGVCLLLSPVADRALTRIAAPPAAGWLQLRLILSFSLGLCTLALALLPPPALAG; the protein is encoded by the coding sequence ATGTCGCTTCGCTCGCTGCCCCGCCCCGTCGTCGTCCTCGGGCTTGCGGGTATCCTGCCGCAGGCCGCGTGCGTCGTGTCGGGCGTTGTCGATCCCGCAGCGCGCTGGGCGGCGAATGCGGCGGGATGCTTCTACGCCGCGATCATCCTGTCGTTCCTCGGCGGCATCTGGTGGGCGGACGCGCTGCGTGCCGGCGATCGGCGGTGGTGGCACTACCTGCTTGCCGTCACCCCGAGCCTCGTCGCCTGGGGCGCATTGTTGCCGTGGTTCCAGGGGCTTGCCTGGCCGGGCCCGTCACTCGTCGTGCTGGGAGTCTGCCTGCTGCTCAGCCCTGTGGCCGATCGGGCGCTCACGCGCATTGCCGCGCCGCCGGCCGCCGGCTGGCTGCAGCTGCGGCTGATCCTTTCCTTCAGCCTCGGCCTCTGCACGCTCGCCCTCGCGCTGCTACCGCCGCCGGCGCTCGCGGGCTAG
- a CDS encoding translocation/assembly module TamB domain-containing protein encodes MPEDNVTTDTVAVHRPLWLRILKWIGVAIAALLVLLLVIVFGINTDPGRRLVADQLGGYTTAGGLNIKVGRIDGSLYGRMVLSDVRVSDPKGVFISSPRLDVDWRPFAFVNNHVNVRSLESQLVTMTRNPEFIPQPSDPDAPLLPDLDIDIDRLRVARFVMEAPVAGQRHIARLDGAAHIADRRAQLTVDAAALRAPGVAGGDTLRLKLDAVPDDDKLDLDARLFAPAGGLVAAIAGTKAPLTATIGGQGSWAAWRGKAVATLGGGQFADLDLSARDGHIEIRGTTQPGLYLEGPVERLTAPRLDVAIDTTLAERRADTRIKLASSALAVDAGGIIDLAKSRFGNFAVDAKLLTPGAIAPNLRGRDVLARMVLNGAFATPTVDYKVRATTLGFAETTVENLYAEGLARVDSARILVPVHARARRISGLNPALGGLTTNVRIDGDLAIDMPTILSDNLRIWSDTIDATAIIAANMETGRYTGALKGRVNNFRVESVGIVNLTTDAKLVSTPNGGFGIVGRVAVQTREIFNDGVRSFLGGNAVAAANLGYDTNGIVTFRDVRLNAPAFRVTRGSGRYDLNSGAVLVDADAYSAQYGPLFALVTGSAAAPVVTLRAPRPGVGVGLADLNARIVGRGGAYAVTATGNTTYGPFNADVLVRPGAQLTVDLNRVIFAGVNFTGRVVQTAAGPFAGRVQFAGSGLSGAMRLAAQGRYQRADVDARAYAAQIPGQVDFVIGRAIVKASIVLYDTPQVIADAQVADLRYGPTVIQTGRVKVNYAGGRGTAQALFTGSNSVPFRLAANARLSPNDYLVALQGQTNGINFQTGNPARIVATGGTYRLSPTQIVFDQGRARVAGSYGNGINAQLRLDSLDLSIANALVPNLGLGGRATGSLDFVQANANAFPQADARVAISNFTRSSLAAVSEPVDVVFAGRLVASGAEARALVKRGPTTVGRMQAFLRPLGSGGSWASRLMAAPLSGGIRYNGQSGVLFSFAGLAEQQLSGPIAVAADFGGRVTDPRLNGVIRADALTYDNETYGTRLSQMAIRARFTNDRLQIDSVRARAGRGTVQAQGYVSLAADQGYPMQIDAQLDDAQLAKSDALGATASGTVSITNGRNGGLIKADITVPEARYQIIRQGSAEVPELTGVRRKRDTRPARITDRPAPASPPGLFRLDMRVRADNRLFVSGMGLESEWEMDLRVGGTSAAPVITGGLDLVRGTYSFAGKRFEVERGRVRFRGGALTDPDIDIRATTTNDNVTFVIAITGTGQRPQIAFTSTPALPQDEVLSRLLFGTNPENLSATEAIQLAAALNSLRGSGGGLNPLGKLRSATGFDRLRILGADEASGRGSALAAGKYLTDDIYVEIVTDARGFTATQLTIALTKSLSLLTQAGSFGGSNAQLRYSKDY; translated from the coding sequence GGCGTGTTCATCTCCTCGCCGCGGCTCGACGTCGATTGGCGACCGTTCGCCTTCGTCAACAATCACGTCAACGTGCGGAGCCTGGAAAGCCAGCTCGTCACGATGACGCGCAACCCGGAATTCATTCCGCAGCCGAGCGATCCCGACGCACCGCTGCTGCCCGATCTCGACATCGATATCGACCGGCTGCGCGTCGCGCGCTTCGTGATGGAAGCGCCCGTTGCGGGCCAGCGGCATATCGCGCGGCTCGACGGCGCGGCGCATATCGCCGATCGGCGCGCGCAGCTGACGGTCGATGCCGCCGCCCTGCGCGCGCCCGGCGTCGCCGGCGGCGACACGCTCCGGCTCAAGCTCGACGCCGTACCCGACGACGACAAGCTCGATCTCGACGCGCGGCTGTTCGCACCGGCGGGCGGTCTCGTCGCGGCAATCGCGGGCACCAAGGCGCCGCTGACGGCGACGATCGGCGGGCAGGGGAGCTGGGCGGCATGGCGTGGCAAGGCCGTGGCGACGCTGGGCGGCGGGCAGTTCGCCGACCTCGACCTGTCGGCACGCGACGGACATATCGAGATCCGCGGGACGACGCAGCCCGGCCTCTATCTCGAAGGGCCGGTCGAACGGCTTACCGCGCCGCGGCTCGACGTCGCGATCGACACGACGCTCGCCGAGCGCCGCGCCGACACGCGGATCAAGCTCGCCTCGAGCGCGCTGGCGGTCGACGCCGGCGGGATCATCGATCTGGCGAAAAGCCGCTTCGGCAATTTCGCGGTCGACGCGAAGCTGCTGACGCCCGGCGCGATCGCGCCCAACCTGCGCGGGCGCGACGTGCTCGCGCGGATGGTGCTGAACGGCGCGTTCGCGACGCCGACGGTGGATTACAAGGTGCGCGCGACGACGCTCGGCTTCGCCGAAACGACGGTCGAAAACCTCTATGCTGAGGGGCTCGCTCGGGTCGACAGCGCGCGTATCCTGGTGCCGGTGCACGCCCGCGCGCGGCGCATCAGCGGGCTCAATCCCGCGCTCGGCGGTCTCACGACCAACGTGCGGATCGACGGCGACCTAGCGATCGACATGCCGACGATCCTGTCGGACAATCTGCGCATCTGGTCCGACACGATCGATGCGACCGCGATCATCGCCGCCAACATGGAGACGGGGCGCTACACCGGTGCGCTGAAGGGCCGCGTCAACAATTTCCGCGTCGAAAGCGTCGGTATCGTCAATTTGACGACCGACGCGAAGCTCGTCAGCACCCCCAACGGCGGCTTCGGCATCGTCGGCCGCGTCGCGGTGCAGACGCGCGAGATCTTCAACGACGGCGTGCGCAGCTTCCTCGGCGGCAACGCGGTGGCGGCGGCGAACCTCGGCTACGACACCAACGGCATCGTCACCTTTCGCGACGTGCGGCTCAACGCGCCGGCCTTCCGCGTGACGCGGGGCAGTGGGCGTTACGATCTCAACAGCGGTGCTGTGCTGGTCGACGCCGATGCCTATTCGGCGCAATATGGGCCATTGTTCGCACTAGTGACGGGCAGCGCCGCCGCCCCGGTGGTGACGCTGCGCGCACCGCGGCCGGGCGTCGGCGTCGGGCTCGCCGATCTCAACGCACGGATTGTCGGGCGCGGCGGCGCTTATGCCGTGACGGCGACGGGAAACACGACCTACGGCCCCTTCAACGCCGACGTGCTCGTCCGGCCGGGGGCTCAGCTGACGGTCGATCTCAACCGCGTGATCTTTGCCGGCGTCAATTTCACCGGGCGCGTCGTCCAGACCGCCGCAGGGCCGTTCGCCGGGCGCGTGCAATTCGCCGGATCGGGGCTGTCGGGCGCGATGCGGCTCGCGGCGCAGGGCCGCTACCAACGCGCCGATGTCGACGCGCGCGCCTATGCCGCACAGATCCCGGGGCAGGTCGATTTCGTCATCGGCCGAGCGATCGTGAAGGCCAGCATCGTGCTCTACGATACGCCGCAGGTGATCGCCGACGCGCAGGTCGCCGACCTGCGCTACGGCCCTACGGTGATCCAAACCGGGCGGGTGAAGGTGAACTATGCCGGCGGGCGCGGCACCGCGCAGGCGTTGTTCACCGGATCGAACAGCGTGCCGTTCCGCCTCGCCGCCAACGCACGACTGTCGCCGAACGACTATCTCGTCGCGCTGCAGGGCCAGACGAACGGCATCAACTTCCAAACCGGCAATCCGGCGCGGATCGTCGCCACCGGCGGGACGTACCGCCTGTCGCCGACGCAGATCGTGTTCGATCAGGGCCGCGCGCGCGTTGCCGGCAGCTACGGCAACGGGATCAACGCGCAGCTGCGGCTCGACAGCCTCGACCTGTCGATCGCCAACGCGCTGGTGCCCAACCTCGGGCTTGGTGGGCGCGCGACGGGCAGCCTCGATTTCGTCCAGGCGAACGCCAACGCTTTCCCGCAGGCGGACGCGCGCGTCGCGATCAGCAACTTCACGCGGTCGAGCCTTGCCGCGGTGTCGGAGCCGGTCGACGTTGTGTTCGCCGGGCGCCTGGTGGCGAGCGGCGCGGAGGCGCGCGCGCTCGTCAAGCGCGGGCCGACGACGGTGGGCCGGATGCAGGCGTTCCTGCGTCCGCTCGGCAGCGGCGGTTCGTGGGCCTCGCGGCTGATGGCGGCGCCGCTTAGCGGCGGCATCCGCTACAACGGGCAGTCGGGTGTGCTGTTCAGCTTCGCCGGTCTTGCCGAGCAGCAATTGTCCGGGCCTATTGCGGTCGCGGCCGATTTCGGCGGACGGGTGACCGATCCGCGGCTCAACGGCGTGATCCGCGCCGATGCGCTGACCTACGACAACGAAACCTACGGCACGCGTCTGTCGCAGATGGCGATCCGCGCACGCTTCACCAACGATCGCCTGCAGATCGACAGCGTGCGCGCGCGTGCCGGCCGCGGCACCGTGCAGGCGCAGGGCTATGTCAGCCTCGCCGCCGATCAGGGCTATCCAATGCAGATCGACGCGCAGCTCGACGACGCGCAGCTCGCCAAGTCCGACGCGCTCGGCGCGACGGCGAGCGGCACCGTGTCGATCACCAACGGGCGTAATGGCGGGCTGATCAAGGCGGACATCACGGTGCCCGAGGCGCGCTACCAGATAATCCGCCAGGGATCGGCCGAGGTCCCCGAACTGACCGGCGTTCGGCGCAAGCGCGACACCCGCCCGGCGCGGATTACCGACCGGCCCGCGCCTGCTTCGCCGCCGGGGCTGTTCCGCCTCGACATGCGCGTGCGTGCCGACAATCGCCTGTTCGTCTCCGGCATGGGGCTGGAGAGCGAGTGGGAGATGGACCTGCGCGTCGGCGGCACGTCCGCGGCGCCCGTGATCACCGGCGGGCTTGATCTGGTGCGCGGTACCTATTCGTTCGCCGGCAAGCGCTTCGAGGTCGAGCGTGGCCGCGTGCGTTTCCGCGGCGGAGCGCTGACCGATCCCGATATCGATATCCGCGCGACGACGACGAACGACAACGTGACCTTCGTCATCGCCATCACGGGGACGGGGCAGCGGCCGCAGATCGCCTTCACCTCAACCCCGGCGCTGCCGCAGGATGAGGTGCTGAGCCGGCTGCTGTTCGGCACCAATCCGGAGAATTTGTCCGCGACCGAGGCGATCCAGCTGGCGGCGGCGCTCAACTCGCTGCGCGGTTCGGGGGGTGGACTCAATCCGCTTGGCAAGCTGCGCTCGGCCACCGGCTTCGACCGGCTGCGGATCTTGGGCGCGGACGAGGCGAGCGGGCGCGGCAGTGCGCTGGCGGCAGGCAAGTATCTGACCGACGACATCTACGTCGAGATCGTCACCGACGCGCGTGGCTTCACCGCGACGCAGCTGACGATCGCGCTGACCAAGTCGCTGAGCTTGTTGACGCAGGCCGGCTCGTTCGGCGGCTCGAACGCGCAACTGCGTTATTCGAAGGACTATTGA
- a CDS encoding NAD(P)/FAD-dependent oxidoreductase gives MNEHVDVIIVGAGLSGIGAAHHLQQRCPDRSYLILEARQAMGGTWDLFRYPGIRSDSDMHTLGYNFRPWTKAKSIADGPSIREYIEDTARDGGIDRHIRFGHKVTAIEWSTPDAHWTVTTQGPDGTATFTCNFLHMCSGYYDYDRGHTPHFAGQESFAGRIVHPQHWPQDLDYAGKRVVVIGSGATAVTLVPEMAKQAASVTMLQRSPTYVVSRPGEDALANWLRRKLPGKTAYGMTRWKNVLMGMVFYRMTRKQPEKVKQKLLDGVREHLGPDYDVATHFTPRYNPWDQRLCLVPDADLFDTIRAGRADVVTDTIERFTPAGILLTSGRELPADVIVTATGLEVKLLSGITPVVDGVAKELGEALQYKGMMFSDVPNLAFTFGYTNASWTLKADLVAMYLCRILNVMKKRGLRQATPRIGGDAITPEPFVDFSSGYIQRVADQLPKQGNRKPWKLNQNYALDVMALRFGSVEDSMEFSNPAPKPAKQRVAA, from the coding sequence ATGAACGAGCACGTCGACGTCATCATCGTAGGCGCCGGGCTGTCCGGCATCGGCGCGGCGCATCATCTGCAGCAGCGCTGTCCCGATCGCAGCTACCTGATCCTCGAGGCTCGGCAGGCGATGGGCGGCACGTGGGACCTGTTCCGCTATCCGGGGATCCGATCGGATAGCGACATGCACACGCTGGGTTACAATTTCCGCCCGTGGACCAAGGCGAAGTCGATCGCCGACGGCCCGTCGATCCGCGAATATATCGAGGATACGGCGCGCGACGGCGGGATCGATCGCCACATCCGCTTCGGCCACAAGGTGACGGCGATCGAATGGTCGACCCCCGATGCGCACTGGACGGTGACGACGCAGGGGCCGGACGGCACGGCGACTTTCACGTGCAACTTCCTGCACATGTGTTCGGGATATTACGATTACGATCGCGGGCACACGCCGCATTTCGCGGGACAGGAGAGCTTCGCCGGCCGCATCGTTCATCCGCAGCACTGGCCGCAGGACCTCGATTATGCCGGCAAGCGCGTGGTGGTGATTGGCAGCGGCGCAACGGCGGTGACGCTGGTGCCCGAAATGGCGAAGCAGGCGGCGAGCGTCACGATGCTCCAGCGCTCGCCGACCTATGTCGTCTCACGCCCCGGCGAGGACGCGCTCGCAAACTGGCTGCGCCGCAAGCTGCCCGGCAAGACCGCCTATGGCATGACGCGGTGGAAGAACGTGCTGATGGGCATGGTGTTCTATCGCATGACGCGCAAGCAGCCGGAGAAGGTGAAGCAGAAGCTGCTCGACGGGGTGCGCGAGCATCTCGGCCCCGATTATGACGTCGCAACGCACTTCACGCCGCGCTACAACCCGTGGGACCAGCGGCTGTGCCTGGTGCCGGATGCCGACCTGTTCGACACGATCAGGGCGGGGCGCGCCGATGTCGTCACTGACACGATCGAGCGCTTCACTCCGGCAGGCATCCTGCTCACATCTGGCCGCGAGCTTCCCGCCGACGTTATCGTCACCGCGACGGGGCTCGAGGTGAAGCTGCTCAGCGGGATCACGCCGGTGGTCGACGGTGTTGCAAAGGAACTCGGCGAGGCGCTGCAATATAAGGGGATGATGTTCTCCGACGTGCCCAACCTCGCCTTCACCTTCGGCTACACCAATGCGTCGTGGACGCTGAAGGCCGATCTGGTGGCGATGTACCTGTGCCGTATCCTCAACGTGATGAAGAAGCGCGGGCTGCGCCAGGCAACGCCGCGCATCGGCGGCGACGCGATCACGCCCGAACCGTTCGTCGATTTCAGCTCGGGCTATATTCAGCGCGTCGCGGATCAGCTGCCCAAGCAGGGCAACCGCAAACCGTGGAAGCTCAACCAGAATTACGCGCTCGACGTGATGGCGCTGCGCTTCGGATCGGTCGAGGACAGTATGGAATTCTCCAACCCGGCGCCGAAACCCGCGAAGCAGCGCGTCGCGGCCTAG
- the lipB gene encoding lipoyl(octanoyl) transferase LipB translates to MTIGDIEWRNSPGLTDYAAALAEMEARNAAVARHDARELVWLLEHPPVYTAGTSADAAELIDPRFPVVKAGRGGRYTYHGPGQRIGYLVLDLAQRGRDVRCFVHGLEGWVIAALDRIGIDAFRAPGRIGIWTLDRDGREAKIGAIGVRVRKWVTMHGFSVNLAPDLAHFGGIVPCGIADYPVTSAQALGNAADFATFDAALAFTADAFLKSLTCVRQIEA, encoded by the coding sequence GTGACGATCGGCGACATCGAATGGCGCAACTCGCCGGGACTGACCGACTATGCCGCGGCGCTGGCCGAGATGGAGGCGCGCAATGCGGCGGTCGCGCGGCACGACGCGCGCGAGCTCGTCTGGCTGCTCGAACATCCTCCGGTCTACACCGCGGGCACCAGCGCCGACGCCGCCGAACTGATCGATCCGCGTTTCCCGGTCGTGAAAGCTGGCCGCGGCGGTCGCTATACCTATCATGGGCCCGGGCAGCGGATCGGCTATCTCGTTCTCGATCTTGCGCAGCGCGGGCGTGACGTGCGCTGCTTCGTCCACGGCCTCGAAGGGTGGGTGATCGCCGCGCTCGACCGCATCGGGATCGACGCGTTTCGCGCACCGGGGCGGATCGGGATCTGGACTCTCGACCGCGACGGACGCGAGGCGAAGATCGGCGCGATCGGCGTGCGCGTGCGCAAATGGGTCACGATGCACGGCTTTTCGGTGAACCTGGCGCCCGATCTCGCCCATTTCGGCGGCATCGTGCCCTGCGGCATCGCCGACTATCCCGTCACCAGCGCACAAGCGCTGGGCAACGCGGCAGATTTTGCAACCTTCGACGCCGCCCTCGCGTTTACCGCCGACGCTTTCCTCAAAAGCCTGACTTGTGTTCGACAAATCGAGGCTTGA
- a CDS encoding N-acetyltransferase codes for MGLIAVPDDQVATIVTTLEMRRRPPLRPMPETRFRLVRWERPTAAAYRTLFRRVGGPWLWFSRLAIDDAALHAIIHDPAVEIYAAVDPSGIEVGMLELDFRRAGIGELSYFGFVPELAGQGHGRWMMTEALARVWRAGIARVTVNTCTLDHPRALGFYRAQGFVAVRRTVETFADPRLAGLLDESLAPHVPMLAQRR; via the coding sequence GTGGGGCTGATCGCGGTTCCCGACGATCAGGTGGCGACGATCGTCACCACGCTGGAGATGAGGCGCCGTCCGCCGCTGCGCCCGATGCCGGAAACCCGCTTTCGGTTGGTGCGGTGGGAGCGGCCGACTGCGGCGGCGTATCGCACGCTGTTCCGCCGCGTCGGCGGGCCGTGGTTGTGGTTCTCGCGCCTGGCGATCGACGACGCCGCGCTGCACGCGATCATCCACGATCCCGCGGTCGAGATCTACGCCGCGGTCGATCCCTCCGGCATCGAAGTGGGGATGCTGGAGCTCGATTTCCGCCGCGCGGGCATCGGCGAGCTATCCTATTTCGGCTTCGTTCCCGAACTTGCCGGTCAGGGGCACGGACGCTGGATGATGACCGAAGCACTGGCGCGCGTTTGGCGCGCCGGGATCGCCCGCGTCACGGTCAACACCTGCACGCTCGACCATCCCCGCGCGCTCGGCTTTTATCGCGCACAGGGCTTCGTAGCGGTGCGGCGCACGGTGGAGACGTTCGCGGACCCGCGGCTCGCCGGATTGCTGGACGAAAGCCTTGCCCCTCACGTGCCGATGCTGGCCCAGCGGCGATAG
- a CDS encoding asparaginase domain-containing protein: protein MNQILILTTGGTIDKLYFDALSTYQIGESVVDRMLATARVTLPYRRVELMRKDSLELTDADRAMIAAAIADAPEQRIVVTHGTDTMAQTAQALRGIAGKTVVLVGALSPARFAESDATFNLGMAFAAAQVAPAGVWIAMNGTLFDGQHVRKDRTVNAFVAD from the coding sequence GTGAACCAGATCCTGATCCTCACCACCGGCGGGACGATCGACAAACTCTATTTCGATGCGCTCAGCACCTATCAGATCGGCGAGAGCGTGGTCGATCGGATGCTGGCGACGGCGCGGGTGACGCTGCCGTACCGCCGCGTCGAACTGATGCGCAAAGACAGCCTCGAACTCACCGATGCGGATCGCGCCATGATCGCGGCGGCGATCGCCGATGCGCCCGAGCAGCGCATCGTCGTCACGCACGGCACCGATACGATGGCGCAGACGGCGCAGGCGCTACGCGGCATCGCGGGCAAGACGGTGGTGCTGGTCGGTGCGCTTTCGCCGGCGCGCTTCGCGGAGAGCGATGCGACGTTCAACCTTGGCATGGCGTTCGCCGCGGCGCAGGTAGCGCCGGCGGGCGTGTGGATCGCGATGAACGGCACGTTGTTCGACGGCCAGCACGTGCGTAAGGATCGCACGGTCAACGCCTTCGTCGCGGATTGA